A section of the Sebastes fasciatus isolate fSebFas1 chromosome 5, fSebFas1.pri, whole genome shotgun sequence genome encodes:
- the s1pr4 gene encoding sphingosine 1-phosphate receptor 4, which produces MDIFSSSCPHLYHLPSYPSNTTTSNDTTTANEINHVILQHYNHTGRLQNRTVSNTQNHISASVAVFLFFSIFIILENLLVLVAVISRIRNSRRWVYICIANITLSDLLTGAAYLLNICMSGSQTFRLSSALWLFREGMVFVALAASIFSLLLIAVERYTTMIKPLPQKSARKSYRIYGLVVLCWVLALVIGFLPLLGWNCVCSLDECSTLFPLYSKSYIFFTLLIFFSILLAIGVLYGKIFCHVHMSAQQGPPRGRKRTSDLLKTVLTIVVAFIACWGPLFLLLLVDFFCDSRQCKLLFRADFFIALAVLNSALNPIIYALGSSDMRKAICKLLCCCWPKASLCHPDTSASKETSSTSGSRRDSLRNSFNKVRNLSVASPPSTPSKTRRAPKKYRLSSTTSCLSVSSG; this is translated from the coding sequence ATGgacatcttctcctcctcttgccCCCACTTGTACCACTTACCCAGCTACCCCAGCAACACCACCACATCAAACGACACCACCACGGCCAACGAGATCAACCATGTGATCCTGCAGCATTACAACCACACCGGCCGCCTGCAGAACAGAACCGTCTCAAACACCCAGAACCACATCAGTGCCTCCGTGGccgtcttcctcttcttcagtaTTTTCATCATCCTGGAGAACCTCCTGGTGCTGGTGGCCGTCATCTCCCGCATCCGCAACAGCCGGCGCTGGGTTTACATCTGCATCGCCAACATCACGCTCAGTGACCTCCTCACCGGTGCTGCCTACCTGCTCAACATCTGCATGTCTGGCAGCCAGACATTTCGCCTCAGCTCTGCTCTGTGGCTCTTCAGGGAAGGGATGGTGTTTGTGGCCTTGGCAGCATCCATATTCAGCTTGTTGCTGATTGCCGTGGAGCGTTACACAACCATGATAAAGCCACTGCCCCAGAAGTCAGCCAGGAAGTCCTATAGGATCTACGGCTTGGTGGTGCTCTGCTGGGTTTTGGCGCTGGTGATTGGTTTCCTCCCCTTGCTGGGCTGGAACTGTGTGTGCAGCCTGGACGAATGCTCCACCCTCTTCCCTCTCTACTCCAAGAGCTACATCTTTTTCACTCTCCTCATCTTCTTCAGCATCCTCCTGGCTATTGGCGTGCTATATGGTAAAATCTTCTGCCACGTACACATGAGTGCACAGCAGGGCCCCCCGCGCGGTCGCAAACGCACTTCTGATCTGCTTAAAACTGTGCTTACCATTGTTGTGGCCTTTATAGCCTGCTGGGGGCCTCTGTTCCTGCTCTTACTGGTGGATTTCTTCTGTGACTCCCGCCAGTGTAAACTGCTGTTCAGGGCTGACTTTTTCATCGCCTTGGCTGTCCTCAACTCTGCCCTGAACCCCATAATCTACGCACTAGGCAGCAGCGACATGAGGAAGGCTATCTGTaagctgctgtgctgctgctggccgAAGGCCAGCCTCTGTCACCCAGACACGTCCGCATCCAAGGAGACCAGCAGCACCTCAGGGAGCCGGAGAGACAGTTTGAGGAACAGTTTTAACAAGGTCAGGAATCTGAGCGTGGCCTCCCCGCCGTCAACACCTAGCAAGACTCGCAGGGCACCCAAAAAATACAGGCTGAGCTCCACCACCAGCTGCCTCTCGGTTTCAAGCGGTTAA